Within the Gracilinema caldarium DSM 7334 genome, the region CTGACTTCCCGGTCTACCGCCGCCCCTGTCGGTCGAAGGCCCTGATTAAGCTGGGCTGTAATAAAACTGAGCGCTGCTTCGCGGCTATCGACCAAATCCTGAAAAATTTTTTGTATATGCTGGGGAATCTCTGTTCCGTAGTATCCTACCCAGGAAATATCTGCATATATGGAATGGTTTTCTATTTCCTTTGCCCAGAGGTCCAGTTGTATGACATCTCCAAACTGAATCAGGCGTCCATGACTCGTAACCTCATAGTGGGGATCTCCTGCATGGGAACCTGCGGCAACAATAGGCGGATGGTCGGTGACCAAGTTCCGCTCTTTCATCCCAACCAGAATAGCCTGTTGCAGGTCTCCTTCGTACAGGGGTTGTTTAGTTCTATAATGCTTTGAAACAAGAGCCCAGATGTCTTCTACGATTTCATACAGTCCAATCGCAGCCCTTTTGTGGCTGGCTAGGTCTTCATCTGAAAGTATTCCTTTAATTCGCTGAATGAGGGATGCCGCACTAACAGTTTGAATACCTGCTTGTACCAAATTTTGCATAGTGCCTGCATCAAGATAAGAGATCACTGGCAGATTTACATCTGCATGTACTGCAAGCGTTTTACCAGCAAAACACTGCAAAGCCTTGGTAATCCCATCCCTTCCAGAATAGACAAGGCTACTACCAGAGAGCTGGTCCAAAATATGGGCTTCTATAGCATGAACTATCTTTATCGGTTCTCCTTCCCTTGGAACCATATAGAACCAGGGGCGTGAATTGGTTGAGTCCCTGCTTAATCCAAGAAGTTCATCCGAAAGTGGGTCTCGGTGGTGAAAATTATAAAAAAGCCATCCGTCTACAGCCTCTTCCCGGATGGCTTTCTGAAGGTTTTCAATGGTTAGCGCTGTCATTAAAATTCGATTTTTATTTCCTCTACCTTAAATTTATCAGCTATGTTTGCATCGGGTGGTAAAATACCCCAGGACGGATGGGATTTATCCCGTTTCACATACAATCTGACATGGCTGAATTTACCATCTTTGTAAAAAATTACAAGGTAAGGCCAGGTTGTACTGGCATCCATTTTAATGAGATCACCCTTCCCACCAGAAGCGGCAAACCATGCATCGGGCAGGTAGAGTCTGCCAAGCTCGTTATCAGCCTTCTGGTATAGGACCAAAAAACCCAACGTATGAGGATAAATTTTAACGATTGGGACATTGATATAAAATAGATTAGCCCAGTTGTCCGGGTTTGTGTCCGCCGGAATCCGTGCATCCTGTGCGATTCCAGGCAGTATACTGATAAAGAGCATTACAACCATAAGCAGTACATGTCGAGTTTTCAACGGGAGCCTCCCTTCCTTGGAAATTTCCTTTGAGAAACACAGAAGCGTCGCTTCTGCTGCTCTACAGTATAATACGCACAGCGGCTCTTCGCAAGGATTTTTATTGTATTGTAGCCAGCATAATAGCTTTTATTGTGTGTTTCCTATTTTCTGCCTGATCCCATGCCCGACTTTGAGGCCCGTCGATCACATCCTGGGTTACCTCTTCGCCTTTTACGGCAGGTAGACAATGTAAAAAGATTGTGTCTGATCGACCGGTTGTATCCATGAGTTCCTGGTTGACCTGATAGGCTTTTAAAAGCCGGTACCTTTCTTCACGGGCTGCCTCTTCTCCCATGGACACCCATACATCGGTATAGATTGCATCCACGCCTTTTACAACCTGGATATCATCGGTAATCTCGATTGTACACCCGCTCTCTGCTCCATATTGATGACAGAGGCTCTGTAATGCTGCATCTGGTTGTAATACCTTCGGAGTAACTACGGTAAAATGAATACCCAGCTTAGAACAAATAACCATGAGGGAACGAGCCACATTGTTTCTACCATCACCAACAAAACAAAGTTTTTTTCCTTTACTCGTTCCAAATACTTCTTCGAGGGTCATAATATCAGCAAGAACCTGAGTTGGATGAAATTGATCGGTGAGACCGTTATAAACGGGGACACCTGAATAAGCTGCAAGTTTTTCCACCGTTTCTTGTTTAAACCCACGGAACTCTATCGCATCGAACATCCTGCCCAATACCCGGGCTGTATCTTCAATCGATTCCTTTGCGCCCAATTGAATATCCTGGGTAGATAGAAATACGGGATGCCCACCCTCTTCGCCAAAAGCCGTCTCAAAGGCACATCTTGTACGGGTTGAACGTTTTTCAAAAATCATAGCAAGGGTTTTACCTGCAAAACGTTGATGAAGTTCTCCCCGTTTTTTTTGCTGTTTGACTTCTTGAGAAAGATCCAGTAAGTACCGGATTTCATCGGACGTATAATCTTTCCAGGTAAGAAGTGACCGACCTTTGAACATTTCGGGATTCATAGTGCCTCCAATATGTGGATATATATACAATAAAAATGTATTTTTATGCAATAGGTGTAAAGCCTCTTTATTTACAGAATTAATTGTACGATGATAAAATCAATATGATTTCAATGTTGTTTACGATAAGGTTTTATTCTCAATTCCACCGAACACAGCCTGATATGGTGAAATCCATACAGCAGGAAGTGCAGACTCTGGTCCATAGTTCTGGAGGAAAGATTATACGTCTTGGGCGAGAAACTATTGCAGAATTTTCTGAACAGTCCTTTACGTTTTCTATTCAATTTTTTACGTTTATTCAACAATTAATACCTTTCTGTCAAAAACTTCGAAAACTTTTACTGGGATATTCGATATATTTTTATACCGAAGATACTTTTGCGAATGATACCTGTGTAAAAAGGCTTGTACATCATAAAGACAGCATCGGAATTTTTTGCAGCCCTGAGCTTGTTACAATCTTTGCTCCACTCTTTGCAGTAGAATCTCTCCCCGACACAAATATCTTCCAACTTAAAGACTTAAAAAAAATTAAGGAATTACCACTTCCGGACATTGACACTCTTATTCCACGATTTCGAACTGAACTTGATAGTTCCGCTGCTCGTTGTAAAATATTGCTTGGTAAAAACAGAGCTCTTCTCATGCTTTTAAACAACACCTATATAGAGCAACAATATAAAGATGTTCTTCAATTTTATATCAGCTTTAATCCCGCAGGACCATCTTTGAATGGGTTTATTGAGCTTTTTATACAAAGTATTCAAGAAAGAGATGAATTTTCACAACCATATAAAGAAAAATTGGCATTGCTCAAGGCTGAACGGTTACATGAACAGTATAATGAGACAATACAATCTCACCTGAAAGAGCTCTTGAATCTTTGGAACAGCATATATGAGACTATACCCCTTGTGCTTCATATTGATTATCTTGATGCTCTCCACGATACATTACAGACGATATGTAGGCAATTCCTTGTCGCTTTTTTGCAGTCCCCCATACATCGTGTTCATATTTTTGCTACAGATAGGAAATCCTTATCTTGGATTGATGAAATTGACCGTCATTTTGTTTTTATCCAGTCTCCTGAGCGCTCATGGAATGGCTTACTCGACGAAACAGACCAATATCTCAATCCCAGGATTATAGTACCCGCTGCCTATCTTTGTCATAAACTATCCTCAATCTATTCAAAATCTGAACTCTCACTGCAACTGGAACGGAGTGGGTTTTCTAAAAGCAGTATCCAGTGGTTGTTTGAGGTTTTTAATAAAACCGGAATATTTCCAGTTGGAGCAGCGGATTTTATTATTTCTTCAGGAACCGAATCGATGCTCACAAACTATCTACAAGAGAAAGATTCGCATCTCGTGAACAGTATTGTCCAGGAACGGCTGCGTGAAAGTGTATCGAAACATGAGCTGCTTCCCAGTATGGGCTTATTAGTCTGTTACATAGGTGTAGAAGGAAACGCTGACCCCGATTTTATTCTGGATTGTATTATCCATGATTTACAAAATGATTACTTTGTTGAATTAGATCGATCTATTCAATCGGAACGGCTTATACAACTCATTGGCAACGAATTGTTTCCGGCACTATATTATATCCTGATCACGGATCATTTAGTAACCACTGGTTCACCTCAAGATCTTCTTAATGCGGTACACAATACTGTTCCTTCTACTATTAGCAATAATCGAATAAAGGCCTTCTGCCATATCAATGCTGCTCTATTGAATCTTGTTTCGGGGGATCTTGGTGTAGCTTCTGAGAACATAAAAACCGCACTTTTATTATTACAGGATTATAAAAATAAACAGGGCTTGGAAAAAGTGTTCCGAATTTTTGGATTATTAAAATTAGCGCAACATAATATCGAAGACAGCAT harbors:
- a CDS encoding M24 family metallopeptidase, which codes for MTALTIENLQKAIREEAVDGWLFYNFHHRDPLSDELLGLSRDSTNSRPWFYMVPREGEPIKIVHAIEAHILDQLSGSSLVYSGRDGITKALQCFAGKTLAVHADVNLPVISYLDAGTMQNLVQAGIQTVSAASLIQRIKGILSDEDLASHKRAAIGLYEIVEDIWALVSKHYRTKQPLYEGDLQQAILVGMKERNLVTDHPPIVAAGSHAGDPHYEVTSHGRLIQFGDVIQLDLWAKEIENHSIYADISWVGYYGTEIPQHIQKIFQDLVDSREAALSFITAQLNQGLRPTGAAVDREVRKFLVNRGYEGAIKHRTGHGIDTECHGSGVNIDSVEFPDERKLLDGACFSIEPGLYFSEYGFRTEIDVYIQQHQAYVSGKMRQFALLTPQ
- the argF gene encoding ornithine carbamoyltransferase, which codes for MNPEMFKGRSLLTWKDYTSDEIRYLLDLSQEVKQQKKRGELHQRFAGKTLAMIFEKRSTRTRCAFETAFGEEGGHPVFLSTQDIQLGAKESIEDTARVLGRMFDAIEFRGFKQETVEKLAAYSGVPVYNGLTDQFHPTQVLADIMTLEEVFGTSKGKKLCFVGDGRNNVARSLMVICSKLGIHFTVVTPKVLQPDAALQSLCHQYGAESGCTIEITDDIQVVKGVDAIYTDVWVSMGEEAAREERYRLLKAYQVNQELMDTTGRSDTIFLHCLPAVKGEEVTQDVIDGPQSRAWDQAENRKHTIKAIMLATIQ
- a CDS encoding tetratricopeptide repeat protein, which encodes MVKSIQQEVQTLVHSSGGKIIRLGRETIAEFSEQSFTFSIQFFTFIQQLIPFCQKLRKLLLGYSIYFYTEDTFANDTCVKRLVHHKDSIGIFCSPELVTIFAPLFAVESLPDTNIFQLKDLKKIKELPLPDIDTLIPRFRTELDSSAARCKILLGKNRALLMLLNNTYIEQQYKDVLQFYISFNPAGPSLNGFIELFIQSIQERDEFSQPYKEKLALLKAERLHEQYNETIQSHLKELLNLWNSIYETIPLVLHIDYLDALHDTLQTICRQFLVAFLQSPIHRVHIFATDRKSLSWIDEIDRHFVFIQSPERSWNGLLDETDQYLNPRIIVPAAYLCHKLSSIYSKSELSLQLERSGFSKSSIQWLFEVFNKTGIFPVGAADFIISSGTESMLTNYLQEKDSHLVNSIVQERLRESVSKHELLPSMGLLVCYIGVEGNADPDFILDCIIHDLQNDYFVELDRSIQSERLIQLIGNELFPALYYILITDHLVTTGSPQDLLNAVHNTVPSTISNNRIKAFCHINAALLNLVSGDLGVASENIKTALLLLQDYKNKQGLEKVFRIFGLLKLAQHNIEDSIEYLTFALDSAQECANTCERAYSSYYISVAYFLQGNFPRAIFFINMAIQLFHNLDNQQWEEKSLFLLGRLQFSLGNYEKALEAFDLIHGVDIASLWRLRATLYASIGNTIAMKRIAESYATLHIQDPMLEIELHFFLGNYEACSRRCDAMLMSEPVSLLRVTEQVDWTDGYAQIESLLFPRRDFLYRHAICFRALSQSTLYPEDRTIIAMLDKLINDLKPINNSGMYESGGYEARIFDPYDVFYYTCYYLVLQRLDSTEIDRATALSSAFKRLQKRASRIEDAEIRRHYLTANYWNGLLSSAAKLHNLI